A genomic region of Zea mays cultivar B73 chromosome 6, Zm-B73-REFERENCE-NAM-5.0, whole genome shotgun sequence contains the following coding sequences:
- the LOC100280173 gene encoding coronatine-insensitive protein homolog 1b isoform X1 — translation MGGEAPEPRRLTRALSIGGGGGGWVPDEMLQLVLGFVEDPRDREALSLVCRRWHRIDALSRKHVTVPFCYAVSPARLLARFPRLESLAVKGKPRAAMYGLIPDDWGAYARPWVTELAAPFECLKALHLRRMVVTDDDLAELIRARGHMLQELKLDKCTGFSTDGLRLVARSCSSLRTLFLEECQINDKGSEWIRDLAVNCPVLATLNFHMTELEVMPVDLELLAKSCKSLISLKIGDCDLSDLIGFFQSATSLEEFAGGTFNGQGELTKYGDVKFPSRICSLGLTFMGANEMPIIFPFSAILKKLDLQYTFLTTEDHCQLIAKCPNLLVLAVRNVIGDRGLGVVADTCKKLQRLRIERGDDEGGVQEEQGGVSQVGLTAIAVGCRELEYIAAYVSDITNGALESIGTFCKKLYDFRLVLLDREERITDLPLDNGVRALLRGCTMLRRFALYLRPGGLSDAGLGYIGQCSGNIQYMLLGNVGETDDGLISFALGCVNLRKLELRSCCFSERALALAILSMPSLRYVWVQGYKASQTGRDLMLMARPFWNIEFTPPSSQNAGRLIEDGEPCVDSHAQILAYGSLAGKRLDCPQSVVTLYPA, via the exons ATGGGTGGGGAGGCGCCGGAGCCGCGGCGGCTGACCCGCGCTCTGAGCAtcggtggcggtggcggcggctggGTTCCCGATGAGATGCTGCAACTGGTGTTGGGGTTTGTTGAGGACCCGCGCGACCGGGAGGCCTTGTCGCTGGTGTGTCGCCGGTGGCACCGCATCGACGCGCTCTCGCGGAAGCACGTGACGGTGCCCTTCTGCTACGCCGTGTCCCCGGCACGCCTGCTCGCGCGGTTCCCGCGGCTCGAGTCGCTCGCGGTGAAGGGGAAGCCCCGCGCGGCCATGTACGGGCTCATACCCGACGACTGGGGCGCCTACGCCCGCCCATGGGTCACCGAGCTCGCCGCGCCATTCGAGTGCCTCAAGGCGCTCCACCTGCGACGCATGGTCGTCACAGACGACGACCTCGCCGAGCTCATCCGTGCCAGGGGGCACATGCTGCAGGAGCTGAAGCTCGACAAGTGCACCGGCTTCTCCacggatggactccgcctcgtcgCCCGCTCATGCAG CTCACTGAGAACTTTGTTTTTGGAAGAATGTCAAATTAATGATAAAGGCAGTGAATGGATCCGCGATCTTGCAGTCAACTGTCCTGTTCTGGCAACATTGAATTTCCACATGACTGAGCTTGAAGTGATGCCAGTTGACCTAGAGCTTCTTGCAAAGAGCTGCAAGTCACTGATTTCCTTGAAGATTGGCGATTGTGATCTTTCAGATTTGATAGGGTTCTTCCAATCTGCCACATCACTGGAAGAATTTGCTGGAGGGACATTTAATGGGCAAGGGGAACTCACCAAGTATGGGGATGTTAAATTTCCATCAAGAATATGCTCCTTGGGACTTACTTTCATGGGTGCAAATGAAATGCCTATTATATTTCCTTTTTCTGCGATACTAAAGAAGCTGGATTTGCAGTACACTTTCCTCACCACCGAAGACCATTGCCAGCTCATTGCAAAATGCCCGAACTTACTAGTTCTCGCG GTGAGGAATGTGATTGGGGATAGAGGATTAGGAGTTGTTGCAGATACGTGCAAGAAGCTCCAAAGGCTCAGAATTGagcgaggagacgatgaaggaggTGTGCAAGAAGAGCAGGGAGGGGTCTCTCAAGTGGGCTTGACAGCTATAGCGGTAGGCTGTCGTGAACTGGAATACATAGCTGCCTATGTGTCTGATATAACCAATGGGGCCTTGGAATCTATCGGGACATTCTGCAAAAAACTCTATGACTTCCGGCTTGTTCTGCTCGATAGAGAAGAGAGGATAACAGATTTGCCACTGGACAATGGTGTCCGGGCTTTGTTGAGGGGCTGCACCATGCTTCGGAGGTTTGCTCTGTACTTGAGACCAGGAGGGCTCTCAGATGCAGGTCTCGGCTACATTGGACAGTGCAGTGGAAACATTCAATACATGCTTCTCGGTAACGTTGGGGAAACCGATGATGGATTGATCAGTTTCGCTCTGGGATGTGTAAACCTGCGAAAGCTTGAGCTCAGGAGCTGTTGCTTCAGCGAGCGAGCTCTGGCCCTCGCAATACTAAGTATGCCTTCCCTGAGGTACGTATGGGTTCAGGGCTACAAAGCGTCTCAAACAGGCCGAGACCTGATGCTCATGGCGAGGCCCTTCTGGAACATAGAGTTTACACCTCCCAGTTCCCAGAATGCTGGTCGGTTGATAGAAGATGGGGAACCTTGCGTAGATAGTCATGCTCAGATACTGGCATACGGCTCTCTTGCTGGTAAGAGGTTGGACTGCCCACAATCCGTGGTCACTTTGTATCCTGCGTGA
- the LOC100280173 gene encoding Coronatine-insensitive protein homolog 1b (The RefSeq protein has 1 substitution compared to this genomic sequence), producing MGGEAPEPRRLTRALSIGGGGGGWVPDEMLQLVLGFVEDPRDREALSLVCRRWHRIDALSRKHVTVPFCYAVSPARLLARFPRLESLAVKGKPRAAMYGLIPDDWGAYARPWVTELAAPFECLKALHLRRMVVTDDDLAELIRARGHMLQELKLDKCTGFSTDGLRLVARSCSSLRTLFLEECQINDKGSEWIRDLAVNCPVLATLNFHMTELEVMPVDLELLAKSCKSLISLKIGDCDLSDLIGFFQSATSLEEFAGGAFNGQGELTKYGDVKFPSRICSLGLTFMGANEMPIIFPFSAILKKLDLQYTFLTTEDHCQLIAKCPNLLVLAVRNVIGDRGLGVVADTCKKLQRLRIERGDDEGGVQEEQGGVSQVGLTAIAVGCRELEYIAAYVSDITNGALESIGTFCKKLYDFRLVLLDREERITDLPLDNGVRALLRGCTMLRRFALYLRPGGLSDAGLGYIGQCSGNIQYMLLGNVGETDDGLISFALGCVNLRKLELRSCCFSERALALAILSMPSLRYVWVQGYKASQTGRDLMLMARPFWNIEFTPPSSQNAGRLIEDGEPCVDSHAQILAYGSLAGKRLDCPQSVVTLYPA from the exons ATGGGTGGGGAGGCGCCGGAGCCGCGGCGGCTGACCCGCGCTCTGAGCAtcggtggcggtggcggcggctggGTTCCCGATGAGATGCTGCAACTGGTGTTGGGGTTTGTTGAGGACCCGCGCGACCGGGAGGCCTTGTCGCTGGTGTGTCGCCGGTGGCACCGCATCGACGCGCTCTCGCGGAAGCACGTGACGGTGCCCTTCTGCTACGCCGTGTCCCCGGCACGCCTGCTCGCGCGGTTCCCGCGGCTCGAGTCGCTCGCGGTGAAGGGGAAGCCCCGCGCGGCCATGTACGGGCTCATACCCGACGACTGGGGCGCCTACGCCCGCCCATGGGTCACCGAGCTCGCCGCGCCATTCGAGTGCCTCAAGGCGCTCCACCTGCGACGCATGGTCGTCACAGACGACGACCTCGCCGAGCTCATCCGTGCCAGGGGGCACATGCTGCAGGAGCTGAAGCTCGACAAGTGCACCGGCTTCTCCacggatggactccgcctcgtcgCCCGCTCATGCAG CTCACTGAGAACTTTGTTTTTGGAAGAATGTCAAATTAATGATAAAGGCAGTGAATGGATCCGCGATCTTGCAGTCAACTGTCCTGTTCTGGCAACATTGAATTTCCACATGACTGAGCTTGAAGTGATGCCAGTTGACCTAGAGCTTCTTGCAAAGAGCTGCAAGTCACTGATTTCCTTGAAGATTGGCGATTGTGATCTTTCAGATTTGATAGGGTTCTTCCAATCTGCCACATCACTGGAAGAATTTGCTGGAGGGACATTTAATGGGCAAGGGGAACTCACCAAGTATGGGGATGTTAAATTTCCATCAAGAATATGCTCCTTGGGACTTACTTTCATGGGTGCAAATGAAATGCCTATTATATTTCCTTTTTCTGCGATACTAAAGAAGCTGGATTTGCAGTACACTTTCCTCACCACCGAAGACCATTGCCAGCTCATTGCAAAATGCCCGAACTTACTAGTTCTCGCG GTGAGGAATGTGATTGGGGATAGAGGATTAGGAGTTGTTGCAGATACGTGCAAGAAGCTCCAAAGGCTCAGAATTGagcgaggagacgatgaaggaggTGTGCAAGAAGAGCAGGGAGGGGTCTCTCAAGTGGGCTTGACAGCTATAGCGGTAGGCTGTCGTGAACTGGAATACATAGCTGCCTATGTGTCTGATATAACCAATGGGGCCTTGGAATCTATCGGGACATTCTGCAAAAAACTCTATGACTTCCGGCTTGTTCTGCTCGATAGAGAAGAGAGGATAACAGATTTGCCACTGGACAATGGTGTCCGGGCTTTGTTGAGGGGCTGCACCATGCTTCGGAGGTTTGCTCTGTACTTGAGACCAGGAGGGCTCTCAGATGCAGGTCTCGGCTACATTGGACAGTGCAGTGGAAACATTCAATACATGCTTCTCGGTAACGTTGGGGAAACCGATGATGGATTGATCAGTTTCGCTCTGGGATGTGTAAACCTGCGAAAGCTTGAGCTCAGGAGCTGTTGCTTCAGCGAGCGAGCTCTGGCCCTCGCAATACTAAGTATGCCTTCCCTGAGGTACGTATGGGTTCAGGGCTACAAAGCGTCTCAAACAGGCCGAGACCTGATGCTCATGGCGAGGCCCTTCTGGAACATAGAGTTTACACCTCCCAGTTCCCAGAATGCTGGTCGGTTGATAGAAGATGGGGAACCTTGCGTAGATAGTCATGCTCAGATACTGGCATACGGCTCTCTTGCTGGTAAGAGGTTGGACTGCCCACAATCCGTGGTCACTTTGTATCCTGCGTGA